In Polynucleobacter arcticus, the following proteins share a genomic window:
- a CDS encoding formate dehydrogenase subunit gamma: MNRSFSSVSRSWVLALGVSLSLLSGVSMAERAPMPPLPSPSGIDYPKDLSNIPNGTQAQSQPANSPQVGEKFLWNSANSDPYNTVSIPDKEASVLIQRAGQQWRFIRNGVITVYGGWLLALAFFGIAALFIIKGPIKLHAPMSGQKIKRFNGFERFTHWVMAFSFIGLAITGLLILYGKYFAMPLMGGVAYGTFLNICKNIHNYSGPLFTLSVVIFFLLFATRNIPGEGDLTWIKSFGGMFGGKHPPAGFFNFGEKIWFWFGMTFLGLVISASGFVLDMIVPFMEIQYIRGTMQLANIIHSSASILMTTMAMGHIYIGSIGMQGSLDGMKTGYVDGTWAKEHHEIWYNKVNK, translated from the coding sequence ATGAATCGATCATTCTCTAGTGTTAGTCGCTCTTGGGTATTGGCCCTTGGCGTATCGCTAAGTTTGCTTAGCGGTGTGTCTATGGCAGAGCGCGCGCCAATGCCGCCATTGCCATCACCAAGTGGCATTGACTATCCGAAGGACCTTAGCAACATTCCTAATGGCACTCAAGCTCAGTCACAACCTGCGAATTCACCACAGGTCGGCGAGAAGTTCCTTTGGAATTCTGCTAACAGCGACCCTTACAACACTGTCAGTATTCCAGACAAAGAGGCCAGCGTGTTGATTCAGCGTGCTGGACAGCAGTGGCGCTTTATTCGTAATGGTGTCATTACGGTTTACGGCGGCTGGTTATTAGCTCTCGCTTTCTTTGGTATTGCGGCTTTGTTCATTATTAAAGGCCCAATTAAGCTACATGCACCAATGTCTGGTCAAAAGATCAAACGGTTTAATGGCTTTGAGCGCTTCACCCACTGGGTGATGGCCTTTAGTTTTATTGGCCTTGCAATCACTGGCTTATTAATTTTGTACGGCAAGTATTTTGCAATGCCACTCATGGGTGGTGTCGCCTACGGTACTTTCTTGAACATTTGCAAAAATATTCATAACTACTCCGGCCCACTCTTTACTCTGAGCGTAGTGATTTTCTTCTTGTTGTTTGCAACTAGAAATATCCCAGGTGAAGGCGATCTGACTTGGATTAAGTCATTTGGCGGAATGTTTGGCGGAAAGCATCCTCCTGCAGGCTTCTTTAACTTCGGTGAGAAAATCTGGTTTTGGTTTGGTATGACTTTCCTTGGCTTGGTGATTTCAGCTTCTGGTTTTGTGCTCGACATGATTGTTCCTTTCATGGAAATCCAATACATCCGTGGAACCATGCAGTTAGCAAATATCATTCATAGTTCAGCTTCCATCTTGATGACAACTATGGCGATGGGTCATATTTATATCGGCTCGATCGGTATGCAAGGCTCTCTTGATGGTATGAAGACAGGTTACGTAGACGGAACTTGGGCTAAAGAACATCATGAAATTTGGTACAACAAGGTTAATAAATAA
- a CDS encoding formate dehydrogenase — MNTKSTTAVAEENKPARRKFFIGAGAAVGAVAVASQTSIGKAVIQEVGSTVKAKDEGYHLSAHIRKYYETTML; from the coding sequence ATGAACACTAAATCCACTACTGCAGTTGCTGAAGAAAATAAGCCAGCTCGCAGAAAGTTTTTCATTGGAGCAGGCGCTGCTGTTGGCGCTGTAGCGGTAGCCTCCCAAACCAGCATTGGCAAAGCGGTAATTCAAGAAGTTGGAAGCACAGTCAAAGCGAAAGATGAGGGTTATCACTTGTCTGCACACATTCGCAAGTATTACGAAACCACCATGCTTTAA
- a CDS encoding formate dehydrogenase subunit alpha, whose product MSLTRKPSTSQSSRSTPASRLIGSLSRGLQSAVPTMDRRTFLKRSGVGVGAGIAASQLNFVQKAIAEPNRAMLDGKGKIEVKRTVCSHCSVGCSTDATVENGVWVRQDSAFDSPINMGAYCAKGASLREHGHGEFRLRYPMKLVDGKYQKISWDQALTEITAQMKDLRTKYSPDSLFFIGSSKQSNEQAYLLRKWVSFFGTNNTDHQARICHSTTVAGVANTWGYGAMTNSYNDMMNSKAAMYIGSNAAEAHPVSMLSLLNAKENGCKVIVVDPRYTRTAAKSDQYVRIRSGTDIPFVFGVLYHIFNNGWEDKKYINDRVYGMDEIRKEVMEKWTPKNVEEACGVPEAEVYKVAETMAKNRPSTVVWCMGQTQHTIGNAMVRASCILQLALGNIGKSGGGTNIFRGHCNVQGATDVGPNPDSLPGYYGLAAGSWKHFATVWDVDYEWIKGRYAPDMMEKSGTTVSRWVDAVLEKNDMIDQQTNVKGLFFWGHAANSQTRGLDMKRAMDKLDLLVVVDPYPTAVAAMAAMPPAESNTVNKNRNVYLLPATTQFETNGTATASNRSIQWREKVIDPLFESVPDHVIMQAFADRLGFGQELSKNFKMQSSKFAGKQWKEPLIEDILREINRSCWTIGYTGQTPERIKAHMRMAGTFDPKTLKSRGGVDPVTGYDTTGDYYGLPWPCYGTAAIKHPGSPNLYDTSKSVMEGGGNFRANFGVEKDGKTLLAEDGSYSKGSAIKTGYPEFDHVMVKKLGWWNQLTEDEQKAAEGKNWKTDLSGGIQRVVMKNGCHPFGNAKARAVVWNFPDPIPVHREALYSTNEPMMRKYPTSADKKNFWRLPTLYKTLQDQNLNEKFYEKFPIILTSGRLVEYEGGGEETRSNPWLAELQQENFVEINPKAAQARGIKNWDYVWVKSPTGAKIKVRAMVTERVDQGTAFVPFHFSGWWQGADLRKYYPEGASPIVLGESVNTATTYGYDQVTMMQETKTTMCQIEKFA is encoded by the coding sequence ATGAGTCTGACTCGTAAACCTAGTACCTCACAAAGCAGTCGTTCTACGCCTGCATCACGCCTCATCGGCAGCCTTTCACGCGGACTCCAATCTGCGGTGCCAACGATGGATCGTCGAACCTTTTTGAAACGCTCTGGTGTTGGTGTTGGAGCAGGAATTGCCGCTAGTCAGCTTAATTTCGTTCAAAAAGCCATTGCTGAGCCAAATAGAGCGATGTTGGATGGTAAAGGTAAGATTGAAGTCAAGAGAACAGTTTGTTCCCACTGTTCAGTAGGTTGTTCAACCGACGCCACTGTTGAGAATGGTGTTTGGGTTCGTCAAGACTCCGCTTTTGATTCCCCGATCAACATGGGTGCTTATTGCGCCAAGGGTGCTTCATTGCGTGAGCACGGCCATGGTGAATTCCGCCTCCGCTATCCAATGAAGCTGGTTGATGGCAAGTATCAAAAGATTTCTTGGGATCAGGCTTTAACTGAAATTACTGCGCAGATGAAAGATCTCCGCACAAAATACAGTCCTGATTCATTGTTCTTTATCGGCTCCTCTAAGCAGAGTAACGAGCAGGCTTATTTGTTGCGTAAGTGGGTTTCCTTCTTCGGAACGAATAACACAGACCACCAGGCTCGTATTTGTCACTCAACCACAGTTGCCGGTGTTGCTAACACCTGGGGCTATGGTGCAATGACCAATAGCTACAACGATATGATGAACTCCAAGGCTGCCATGTACATCGGCTCCAACGCAGCTGAGGCTCATCCGGTATCGATGTTGAGCTTGCTCAATGCAAAGGAAAATGGCTGTAAGGTTATCGTAGTTGATCCCCGCTACACAAGAACAGCTGCTAAGTCTGATCAATACGTACGTATTCGTTCAGGTACAGATATTCCTTTCGTCTTTGGTGTCCTGTACCATATTTTCAATAACGGCTGGGAAGATAAAAAGTACATCAATGACCGTGTCTACGGTATGGACGAGATCCGCAAAGAAGTGATGGAAAAGTGGACCCCAAAGAATGTTGAAGAGGCTTGCGGCGTCCCAGAAGCGGAAGTATATAAAGTGGCCGAAACGATGGCTAAGAATCGCCCGAGCACTGTTGTTTGGTGTATGGGTCAAACTCAGCACACCATTGGTAATGCCATGGTGCGCGCCTCCTGTATTTTGCAATTGGCATTAGGTAACATTGGTAAGTCTGGCGGCGGAACAAACATTTTCCGTGGCCACTGTAACGTTCAAGGTGCTACTGACGTAGGTCCTAACCCAGATTCATTGCCTGGCTACTACGGCCTTGCAGCGGGTTCATGGAAGCACTTTGCCACTGTTTGGGATGTTGATTACGAGTGGATCAAAGGTCGCTACGCACCAGACATGATGGAGAAGTCAGGTACTACCGTTTCTCGTTGGGTTGATGCGGTGTTGGAAAAGAATGACATGATTGATCAGCAAACCAATGTAAAAGGTTTGTTCTTCTGGGGTCACGCAGCCAACTCCCAAACTCGCGGCTTAGATATGAAGCGCGCGATGGATAAATTAGATTTACTCGTTGTAGTAGATCCATATCCAACAGCAGTAGCTGCGATGGCTGCAATGCCTCCTGCAGAAAGCAATACTGTTAATAAAAACCGCAATGTTTATTTGCTCCCGGCTACAACTCAGTTTGAAACAAACGGAACTGCTACAGCATCGAACCGTTCGATTCAGTGGCGCGAGAAAGTCATAGATCCATTGTTTGAATCTGTTCCTGACCACGTGATCATGCAAGCTTTTGCCGATCGCCTTGGTTTCGGTCAAGAGCTGTCCAAGAATTTCAAGATGCAGAGCTCCAAGTTTGCTGGTAAGCAATGGAAAGAGCCGCTAATCGAAGACATCCTTAGGGAAATCAACCGCTCTTGCTGGACAATTGGTTACACAGGACAAACTCCTGAGCGTATCAAAGCGCACATGAGAATGGCTGGCACTTTTGATCCGAAGACATTGAAATCTAGAGGTGGTGTTGATCCGGTAACCGGCTACGACACAACAGGTGATTACTACGGATTGCCTTGGCCTTGCTACGGCACGGCAGCTATTAAGCACCCAGGCTCACCAAATCTGTATGACACCAGTAAGTCTGTCATGGAGGGTGGTGGTAACTTCCGCGCTAACTTTGGTGTTGAGAAGGATGGCAAGACTTTATTGGCTGAAGATGGTTCTTATTCCAAGGGCTCTGCAATCAAGACGGGTTACCCTGAGTTTGACCACGTCATGGTCAAGAAGCTTGGTTGGTGGAATCAGTTGACTGAAGATGAGCAAAAAGCTGCTGAAGGTAAGAACTGGAAGACTGACTTGTCAGGTGGTATTCAGCGCGTTGTCATGAAAAACGGCTGCCATCCATTTGGTAACGCAAAAGCGCGTGCAGTAGTTTGGAACTTCCCTGATCCGATCCCAGTTCACCGCGAGGCTTTGTATAGTACTAACGAGCCAATGATGCGCAAATACCCAACATCTGCGGATAAGAAGAATTTCTGGCGCTTGCCAACTCTTTACAAGACTCTGCAAGATCAGAACTTGAATGAGAAGTTTTATGAGAAATTCCCAATCATTCTGACTTCAGGTCGTTTGGTTGAGTATGAGGGTGGTGGTGAGGAAACCCGTTCTAATCCTTGGTTGGCTGAGCTACAGCAAGAGAACTTTGTGGAAATTAATCCAAAAGCTGCTCAAGCTCGTGGCATCAAAAATTGGGATTATGTTTGGGTTAAATCACCAACAGGTGCCAAGATCAAAGTTCGCGCGATGGTTACAGAGCGCGTTGATCAAGGAACCGCTTTTGTACCGTTCCACTTCTCTGGTTGGTGGCAAGGCGCTGACTTGCGTAAGTACTATCCAGAAGGTGCGTCACCAATCGTTCTGGGTGAGTCGGTTAACACCGCAACCACTTATGGATATGACCAAGTGACGATGATGCAAGAGACCAAAACCACCATGTGCCAAATCGAAAAATTTGCCTAA
- a CDS encoding DUF3306 domain-containing protein, with protein MAGGFLDRWSRRKAGEQLEPEKKLVEPTKQALVSDAEVKVPAEDVQDALPTMTLDDVEKIDRFAPDFSAFMQPGVDPAVQQAAMKKMFSDPHFNIMDGLDIYIDDYSKPDPIPLEMLKRMVQSDMLNIFRKDNVDEPEANTIASTDISASKEPTLPAPVQTDLTSTPIPIQEAGDQDPLSVDKKTS; from the coding sequence ATGGCTGGAGGTTTTTTAGACCGTTGGTCACGTCGCAAGGCTGGGGAGCAGCTTGAGCCTGAGAAAAAATTAGTTGAGCCGACTAAGCAAGCTTTAGTAAGTGACGCTGAAGTCAAAGTCCCGGCTGAAGATGTTCAAGATGCTCTCCCGACGATGACTTTGGATGATGTGGAGAAGATAGATCGCTTTGCACCAGACTTCTCAGCCTTTATGCAGCCCGGAGTTGATCCGGCTGTACAGCAAGCCGCAATGAAGAAGATGTTTTCAGATCCGCACTTCAACATCATGGATGGCTTGGACATTTACATTGATGACTACTCAAAGCCCGATCCCATACCCCTGGAGATGCTCAAGCGCATGGTTCAGTCCGATATGCTCAATATCTTCCGCAAGGACAATGTTGATGAACCTGAGGCTAATACCATTGCCAGTACCGATATTTCAGCATCAAAAGAGCCAACTTTGCCAGCTCCCGTTCAGACTGATTTAACATCCACACCTATACCTATTCAGGAAGCAGGGGATCAAGACCCTTTGTCCGTGGATAAAAAAACCAGTTAA
- a CDS encoding TorD/DmsD family molecular chaperone, protein MSETMKETPSTEVGDVGLPEDLARADLYGLIARLFHEAPDQELLDQIAASIPDGQEVQAEDAPLGKVWHTVVELAKSNPAKAWQDEFDLNFISVGRPNIILNGSFYMAGYLNERPLVEIRRALDAFGLESAEEISETEDHISAVCEVMRYLIAGDDVEVSNLTNERVFFNDHIRPWYGDLCDAIDDIPEMRLYQSVGALTREFLDIEGQSFDMI, encoded by the coding sequence ATGAGTGAAACAATGAAAGAAACGCCCTCGACAGAGGTAGGTGATGTGGGTTTGCCAGAGGATTTGGCGCGGGCTGATTTATACGGCTTGATCGCTAGACTCTTTCATGAGGCGCCTGATCAAGAGTTATTGGATCAAATAGCCGCTTCCATCCCAGACGGTCAGGAAGTTCAGGCTGAAGACGCACCCCTGGGCAAAGTTTGGCATACCGTGGTGGAGTTGGCTAAATCCAACCCTGCCAAAGCTTGGCAAGATGAGTTTGATCTCAATTTCATCAGCGTTGGCAGGCCCAATATTATTCTCAATGGCTCTTTCTATATGGCCGGCTACTTGAATGAGCGGCCATTGGTAGAAATTCGTCGCGCCTTAGATGCCTTTGGTTTGGAGTCCGCAGAAGAGATTTCAGAAACCGAGGACCATATTTCTGCAGTTTGTGAAGTGATGCGCTATCTCATCGCAGGTGATGATGTAGAGGTCTCTAATCTCACCAATGAAAGAGTCTTTTTCAATGACCACATTCGACCATGGTATGGAGATTTATGCGATGCCATCGACGATATTCCAGAGATGCGTCTGTATCAATCGGTGGGGGCGCTTACGCGGGAGTTTTTGGATATCGAAGGCCAAAGTTTTGACATGATTTAA
- a CDS encoding DUF3305 domain-containing protein encodes MRFAVIMRKQFVDNPWISFRWAPTEILPDFGQFTSTSIPANKIAGQFLGRDEQGESWLFTGYELNLFPDEAEGYYLNLSATLPAWFVMWRLEEDVERYIDAQSIELAKSETTMAVPHRISVSYNEAGRLLDGGESVDSVLLTTEHASWLQEYVNEHYRPEPKKRHRPESFKGANRPTED; translated from the coding sequence ATGCGTTTTGCTGTGATCATGCGTAAGCAGTTTGTCGATAATCCGTGGATCTCATTTCGGTGGGCTCCCACGGAGATATTGCCTGATTTTGGCCAATTCACCAGCACATCTATCCCAGCCAACAAAATCGCTGGGCAGTTTCTAGGGCGCGATGAACAGGGTGAATCCTGGCTATTTACTGGTTATGAGCTCAATCTCTTTCCAGATGAAGCTGAAGGGTATTACCTCAACTTGTCCGCGACGCTCCCCGCGTGGTTTGTGATGTGGCGCTTGGAGGAGGATGTCGAGCGCTATATTGATGCACAGTCTATTGAGCTAGCAAAATCTGAAACGACGATGGCCGTTCCACACCGTATTAGTGTCAGCTATAACGAAGCAGGGCGCTTATTGGATGGTGGCGAGTCGGTTGATAGCGTTCTCTTAACGACGGAGCATGCCTCCTGGTTGCAGGAGTACGTGAACGAGCATTACCGTCCGGAGCCAAAAAAGCGCCATCGCCCCGAATCATTTAAGGGCGCAAATCGCCCAACGGAGGACTGA
- a CDS encoding 4Fe-4S dicluster domain-containing protein yields the protein MSQKLVCNCNGTMSLDAKTLGVKVHTSLCRQEVGLAMQAMNGNDSIVIACTQEGALFNELAEQSEKPLVAPLRFVNIREVAGWTQEAKTSGPKIAALLALADMPEAEPVPIVNYESQGRLLIVGAGKQALPWAEKLSDSLDVSVLCTEPGALPIARNFPVYTGEVTKLDGYLGHFSVDWNLQNPIDPEMCTRCGACVEVCPEGAIDDSFQIDLDKCKSNRDCITACAGIGAINFDRVERQRSSEFDLIMDLRADPQMRMSQTPQGYFAPGQDPFEQSLVANQLLGLVGEFEKPKYFAYNEKVCAHGRNGKVGCNACIDVCSTGAISSLFKNGQGTVEVNPNLCMGCGACSTVCPSGAMRYNYPSVPHQGKEIKTLANVFIAESAKAKQSSAPALLLHTLNAGTQLLDSLGRSAHLRPKQFEGLPSSVLPYGIEHIASTGLDLWLGALSYGFGEVILLLTGDEDPSYRTALETQVDLGNAILAVYGFDARLSLIQLESSSDLQAASTAMGKLRQRGALSAICSPATFGLSNQKRETIETVIEHLQKQAKMALPAGGAALPKSSFLGGLNINQDACTLCMSCVGSCPEGALLDNLDEPKLSFIEKQCVQCGICVQTCPEQALALAPRLQTVEKRKERVELNETKPFHCISCGKVFGTAKMVDLMLIKLGVHEAFAGAALERLKMCSDCRVVDMVNKQL from the coding sequence ATGAGTCAAAAATTAGTTTGTAATTGCAATGGAACCATGTCTTTAGATGCCAAGACATTGGGCGTAAAGGTACACACTTCTTTATGTAGGCAAGAAGTCGGTCTCGCCATGCAGGCCATGAATGGCAACGACTCCATCGTTATTGCCTGTACCCAAGAGGGCGCCTTATTTAATGAGTTAGCAGAGCAATCAGAGAAGCCTTTGGTAGCACCGTTACGCTTTGTCAATATTCGTGAAGTAGCTGGCTGGACTCAGGAAGCTAAAACTTCTGGACCCAAGATTGCGGCTTTACTTGCCTTAGCGGATATGCCGGAAGCCGAGCCTGTCCCAATAGTGAATTATGAAAGTCAGGGGCGCTTGCTCATTGTTGGGGCTGGAAAACAAGCTTTGCCTTGGGCCGAAAAGCTCAGCGATTCTCTTGACGTCTCGGTGCTGTGTACCGAGCCAGGCGCATTACCGATCGCTAGAAATTTCCCGGTTTATACAGGTGAAGTGACTAAGCTAGATGGTTATCTTGGCCACTTTAGTGTTGACTGGAATCTGCAAAACCCAATTGATCCGGAAATGTGTACTCGTTGTGGCGCATGTGTTGAGGTTTGTCCAGAAGGCGCCATTGATGACTCTTTCCAAATCGATTTAGATAAATGTAAATCCAATCGCGATTGCATTACAGCCTGTGCCGGTATTGGTGCTATCAATTTTGATCGAGTAGAGCGTCAGCGCAGTTCTGAGTTCGACTTGATTATGGATTTACGTGCAGATCCTCAGATGCGGATGAGTCAGACTCCGCAAGGCTACTTTGCCCCAGGTCAGGATCCGTTCGAACAGTCTTTAGTGGCAAATCAATTACTCGGATTAGTTGGCGAGTTTGAGAAGCCTAAATACTTTGCTTATAACGAGAAGGTTTGTGCCCATGGCCGTAACGGCAAAGTCGGGTGCAATGCTTGTATCGATGTGTGCTCTACCGGCGCCATATCCTCCTTGTTCAAGAATGGACAAGGTACTGTTGAGGTGAATCCCAATCTCTGCATGGGTTGTGGAGCTTGTTCGACAGTCTGCCCCTCTGGTGCAATGCGCTATAACTATCCAAGCGTGCCGCACCAGGGTAAAGAAATTAAAACTTTGGCTAATGTATTTATTGCGGAGAGCGCTAAAGCCAAGCAGTCCTCTGCGCCAGCATTGTTGTTGCATACGCTCAATGCGGGAACTCAGCTACTGGATTCTCTTGGGCGATCTGCTCACTTAAGGCCAAAACAGTTTGAAGGCTTACCATCCTCTGTATTGCCTTACGGTATTGAACACATTGCCTCTACCGGTTTAGATTTATGGCTTGGTGCATTGAGCTATGGTTTTGGCGAAGTGATTCTGCTATTAACCGGAGATGAGGATCCGAGCTATCGTACCGCGCTAGAAACTCAAGTGGATTTAGGTAATGCCATTTTGGCTGTTTATGGATTTGATGCCAGACTGTCGCTAATACAACTTGAGTCTTCGAGTGATCTGCAGGCAGCCTCGACAGCGATGGGTAAACTTCGTCAGCGTGGCGCCTTATCTGCTATCTGCTCCCCAGCTACCTTTGGTTTGAGCAATCAAAAACGCGAAACCATTGAGACTGTAATAGAGCATTTACAAAAGCAGGCCAAAATGGCTTTGCCGGCGGGCGGAGCTGCTTTGCCGAAGTCCTCCTTCTTGGGTGGCCTCAATATCAATCAGGACGCCTGCACGCTGTGTATGTCTTGTGTGGGCAGCTGTCCTGAAGGGGCCTTGCTGGATAACTTGGATGAACCCAAACTTTCCTTTATTGAAAAGCAGTGTGTCCAATGCGGCATTTGTGTCCAAACTTGCCCAGAGCAAGCCTTAGCTTTAGCCCCCCGCTTACAGACAGTTGAGAAGCGCAAGGAGAGAGTAGAGCTGAACGAGACCAAGCCTTTTCATTGCATTAGCTGTGGCAAGGTGTTCGGTACCGCGAAGATGGTGGACTTGATGCTAATTAAGCTGGGTGTTCATGAAGCATTTGCTGGAGCGGCCCTAGAAAGACTCAAGATGTGCAGTGATTGTCGTGTTGTAGATATGGTGAACAAACAATTATGA
- a CDS encoding heavy-metal-associated domain-containing protein — translation MFTLQVSGMTCGGCINAVTRAIQAQDPQAKVQADLPTQVVSLETSLSPELAAELITDAGFPVSQ, via the coding sequence ATGTTTACTCTCCAGGTTTCGGGCATGACTTGTGGCGGCTGTATTAACGCAGTGACTCGTGCCATTCAGGCGCAGGACCCTCAAGCTAAAGTGCAGGCAGACCTGCCAACGCAGGTGGTGAGCCTTGAAACCAGCCTCAGTCCAGAGTTGGCCGCAGAGCTCATAACAGATGCTGGTTTTCCAGTTTCTCAATAG
- the apbC gene encoding iron-sulfur cluster carrier protein ApbC, translated as MSLTVEAVQAALKGLIDPNTQIDFVSAKSVKNLRVDGGEISLDIVLGYPAKSQFDSIRKSVIGVLRELPGAKNVSVNVSSQIVAHTVQRGVKLLPGVKNIIAVASGKGGVGKSTTAVNLALALAAEGAQVGMLDADIYGPSQPMMLGITGRPESIEENTMEPMVGHGIQASSIGFLIDDDAPMVWRGPMVTSALEQLLRQTRWRDLDYLIVDMPPGTGDIQLTLAQKVPVTGAVIVTTPQDIALLDARKGLKMFDKVGVPIVGIIENMSTYICPSCGHEEHVFGTGGGQKMCKEYGVDFLGDLPLNLSIREQADAGRPTVVADPDGAISAIYKTIARRVAIKVASLSKDMSSKFPNIVVQNT; from the coding sequence GTGTCGCTTACTGTAGAAGCTGTGCAAGCAGCATTAAAGGGTTTAATTGACCCAAATACCCAAATTGATTTTGTATCAGCAAAGAGCGTGAAGAATTTACGAGTAGATGGTGGGGAGATCAGTCTCGATATCGTGCTGGGTTATCCCGCTAAGAGTCAATTTGATTCCATTCGCAAATCAGTCATCGGGGTTCTCCGTGAATTGCCTGGAGCCAAAAATGTGAGCGTGAATGTCAGCAGTCAAATCGTTGCGCATACTGTGCAACGTGGTGTCAAATTATTGCCCGGTGTTAAAAATATTATTGCTGTAGCCAGCGGTAAAGGTGGCGTGGGAAAATCGACCACTGCCGTCAACTTAGCATTAGCTTTGGCTGCTGAGGGTGCACAAGTGGGCATGTTGGATGCGGATATTTATGGCCCCAGCCAACCCATGATGCTTGGTATTACCGGTAGACCAGAATCGATTGAAGAAAATACGATGGAGCCGATGGTGGGCCATGGTATTCAAGCGAGCTCGATTGGTTTCTTAATTGATGATGATGCGCCGATGGTATGGCGTGGCCCCATGGTGACATCTGCATTAGAGCAGTTGCTACGTCAGACTCGTTGGCGTGATCTCGATTACCTTATTGTGGATATGCCGCCAGGTACTGGTGATATTCAATTGACGCTTGCGCAAAAGGTGCCTGTGACGGGCGCGGTGATCGTGACTACGCCACAAGATATTGCGCTATTGGATGCACGTAAGGGCCTCAAAATGTTTGACAAGGTCGGCGTACCGATTGTGGGCATTATCGAAAATATGAGCACGTATATTTGCCCAAGCTGTGGACATGAAGAGCATGTATTTGGTACGGGCGGCGGCCAGAAGATGTGCAAAGAATATGGCGTTGATTTCTTAGGTGACTTGCCACTGAATTTATCGATTCGTGAGCAGGCAGATGCAGGTCGCCCTACGGTAGTAGCGGATCCTGATGGAGCCATCAGCGCTATTTATAAAACGATTGCTCGAAGAGTTGCTATTAAGGTAGCTAGCTTGTCAAAAGACATGAGCAGTAAATTTCCTAACATCGTGGTTCAGAATACCTAA
- the fdh3B gene encoding formate dehydrogenase FDH3 subunit beta: protein MARMKFICDTERCIECNGCVTACKNDNEVPWGVNRRRVVTVNDGIIGKEKSISVACMHCSDAPCMAVCPVDCFYRTDEGVVLHDKDICIGCGYCSFACPFGAPQFLSSGAFGVRSKMDKCTFCSGGPEANGSVAEFEKYGRNRLAEGKLPLCAEMCSTKALIGGDGDVISSIYEKRVSIREANGRYPSRDIFGWSTAYGPMDSPAPKPTPADKIPGAKS, encoded by the coding sequence ATGGCAAGAATGAAATTTATTTGTGATACAGAGCGTTGCATCGAGTGCAATGGCTGTGTGACAGCTTGTAAAAATGATAATGAGGTACCTTGGGGCGTTAATCGTCGCCGTGTGGTTACTGTGAATGATGGAATTATTGGTAAAGAGAAATCAATCTCTGTAGCCTGTATGCATTGTTCAGATGCACCTTGTATGGCTGTATGTCCAGTCGACTGCTTCTATCGCACTGATGAAGGTGTTGTTTTGCATGACAAAGACATCTGTATCGGTTGTGGTTACTGTTCTTTTGCTTGCCCATTTGGCGCTCCTCAGTTCTTGAGTTCAGGTGCCTTTGGTGTGCGCAGCAAGATGGACAAGTGCACATTCTGTAGTGGTGGACCTGAAGCCAATGGTAGCGTTGCTGAATTCGAGAAATATGGTCGCAATCGTTTAGCAGAAGGTAAGTTGCCTTTATGTGCTGAGATGTGTTCTACGAAAGCTTTGATTGGTGGAGACGGCGATGTGATCTCATCCATCTATGAAAAACGCGTATCCATCCGCGAAGCGAACGGTAGATATCCAAGTAGAGATATTTTCGGTTGGTCAACTGCTTACGGCCCAATGGATTCACCTGCGCCAAAACCAACACCTGCTGACAAAATCCCAGGAGCAAAATCATGA